The following coding sequences lie in one Photobacterium sp. CCB-ST2H9 genomic window:
- a CDS encoding LysR family transcriptional regulator — MQDLATIKAFHALCQHRSLTAAAQALNQPKSTFSRRISQLEAELGQTLIARQGNRLQPTAAGKIFFEFSERMLALATQSKEALQAFNENIHGRLNIAVHASLVRGWMSQVLDDFLNCYPDIHIRLHDQYLPDMENQVDLMIWVGKPPQNAFRREVLGYWQYGLYASPEYLEFAGTPEHPHDLLKHQWVNLNMADENGISLTNGSQVVTLPAAASRLISDSVVLQTDTIVKGHGIGLLPTWFVHRYNLSHPGNLVPCLPQWRAEPACIACYYPSGRPPAKLQALLEKLRAHRPAQWQTST; from the coding sequence ATGCAAGATCTGGCAACCATCAAAGCCTTTCATGCCCTTTGTCAGCACCGAAGTCTGACGGCCGCCGCACAGGCTCTGAATCAGCCCAAATCCACTTTCAGCCGACGAATCAGCCAGTTGGAAGCTGAGCTGGGACAAACCCTGATCGCCCGCCAGGGCAACCGTTTACAGCCGACTGCAGCCGGAAAAATCTTTTTTGAATTCAGCGAACGGATGCTGGCACTTGCCACGCAAAGTAAAGAAGCCTTGCAGGCATTCAATGAGAACATTCATGGACGGCTGAACATCGCCGTTCATGCAAGTCTGGTGCGAGGCTGGATGAGCCAGGTGCTGGACGATTTTCTCAATTGCTATCCGGATATTCACATCCGGTTACATGATCAATATCTGCCGGACATGGAAAATCAGGTCGATCTCATGATTTGGGTCGGAAAACCACCCCAAAATGCCTTTCGCCGTGAAGTGTTAGGCTACTGGCAATATGGTCTTTATGCGTCTCCTGAATATCTTGAGTTTGCCGGAACGCCAGAACATCCCCACGACTTACTGAAACACCAGTGGGTAAATCTGAACATGGCAGATGAAAACGGTATCTCGCTCACCAATGGCAGCCAGGTGGTCACATTACCGGCTGCCGCTTCCCGGCTGATCAGCGACAGTGTGGTGTTACAGACAGACACCATCGTGAAAGGGCACGGCATTGGCTTACTGCCAACCTGGTTTGTGCATCGTTACAACTTATCACATCCGGGAAACCTGGTGCCTTGTCTGCCTCAGTGGCGGGCCGAACCTGCCTGTATCGCCTGTTATTACCCGTCCGGCAGGCCACCCGCCAAGCTTCAGGCGCTGCTGGAAAAACTGAGGGCTCATCGTCCTGCACAGTGGCAGACCTCAACCTGA
- a CDS encoding ligand-gated channel protein, which produces MSSRIPVFLPVSLAVAAAISASAQAQEQNAYTETMVVTASGFEQVQTDAPASISVITRDDLEKRYYRDLTDALRDVPGVVVTGGGGNTDISIRGMGAKYTLILVDGKRQSSRQTRPNSDSSGIEQGWVPPLQAIERIEVIRGPMSTLYGSDAIGGVINIITRKFEQTWAGNVQLDTIFQENRKSGDQNSANFFLNGPLGSDKLGMQLYGQVTQRDEDEIPHGFEDKDLRSVTSKLLYSLNDNHDLTLELGASEQNRTGTVGKSVPTEGCRGGCEDSEDEYRRTYAALTHQGNWEFATSTTDIQREINKNYSRQIEEVNTLAKTSWVIPVSNHLLVTGAEFNYAELDDQTTNQVSDRTHISNQQWAVFLEDEWRLSDSFSLTLGGRVDDDENFGSHFSPRAYGVWRATDDWTFKGGVSTGYRSPTLRDITPDWGRVSRGGNIYGNPDLKPETSVNTELAMIYSSLENTVFSLTVFYNQFEDKITRVTCPASICTDGPNQFGADPTYQVNIDEATTQGVELSYATYLTESLRANASYTYTDSEQKSGEYKGRPLNQLPVHLATLGTDWQATDKLSQWLKVTYRGKENDPVTTPSSSTITEPAYTFVDLGIGYQLTDQAKLKAAVYNVFDKEVTYEDHEYIEDGRRYWLGLDIAF; this is translated from the coding sequence ATGTCCAGTCGTATCCCTGTGTTTCTGCCCGTCAGTCTGGCTGTTGCAGCGGCAATCAGCGCATCAGCACAAGCGCAAGAGCAGAATGCGTACACAGAAACCATGGTCGTGACCGCTTCTGGTTTTGAGCAGGTTCAGACCGACGCCCCGGCAAGTATCAGTGTGATCACCCGTGATGATCTTGAAAAACGTTATTACCGGGACCTCACAGATGCATTGCGGGATGTACCGGGTGTGGTCGTGACTGGCGGTGGTGGCAATACTGACATCAGTATTCGGGGAATGGGGGCGAAATATACGCTCATTCTGGTGGACGGTAAGCGTCAGAGTTCACGTCAGACCCGCCCGAACAGTGACAGCTCTGGTATTGAACAGGGTTGGGTACCACCGCTTCAGGCCATTGAGCGTATTGAAGTGATTCGTGGCCCGATGTCGACGCTGTACGGTTCTGATGCCATCGGCGGTGTCATCAATATTATTACCCGTAAATTTGAACAAACATGGGCGGGGAATGTTCAGCTCGACACGATCTTTCAGGAAAACCGGAAGTCCGGGGATCAGAACAGTGCAAACTTCTTTTTGAATGGTCCGTTAGGCAGCGACAAGCTGGGCATGCAGTTGTACGGTCAGGTGACACAACGTGATGAAGACGAAATCCCTCACGGTTTTGAAGACAAAGATCTGCGAAGCGTCACTTCCAAGCTGCTGTACAGCCTGAACGACAACCACGATCTGACGCTGGAGCTGGGTGCATCTGAGCAGAACCGCACCGGGACCGTCGGAAAATCTGTGCCAACAGAAGGCTGCCGCGGCGGATGTGAAGATTCCGAAGATGAGTATCGTCGCACGTATGCTGCTTTAACCCATCAGGGAAACTGGGAGTTTGCAACGTCGACCACGGATATCCAGCGTGAAATCAATAAAAACTACAGTCGTCAGATTGAGGAAGTGAATACACTGGCAAAAACCAGCTGGGTGATCCCGGTCAGCAATCATCTTCTGGTGACCGGGGCTGAGTTTAACTATGCAGAGCTGGATGACCAAACTACGAATCAGGTCTCGGACCGGACCCATATCAGCAATCAGCAATGGGCGGTGTTCCTGGAAGATGAATGGCGTCTGAGCGACAGTTTCTCACTGACATTAGGGGGACGGGTTGACGATGATGAGAATTTCGGCAGTCATTTCAGTCCGAGAGCTTATGGTGTCTGGCGTGCAACGGATGACTGGACGTTCAAAGGCGGTGTGTCAACGGGCTACCGTTCTCCCACGCTGCGTGATATTACGCCAGACTGGGGGCGTGTGAGCCGGGGCGGAAATATTTACGGGAACCCGGATCTGAAGCCGGAAACCTCCGTCAATACAGAACTGGCGATGATTTATTCCTCACTGGAGAACACGGTGTTCAGCCTGACGGTGTTCTATAACCAGTTTGAAGACAAAATTACCCGTGTGACTTGTCCTGCATCGATTTGTACTGACGGGCCAAACCAGTTTGGTGCTGATCCGACTTATCAGGTCAACATCGATGAAGCGACCACCCAAGGGGTTGAGCTGAGCTATGCGACGTATCTGACAGAAAGTCTGCGGGCGAATGCAAGCTATACGTATACCGATTCAGAACAGAAGTCTGGCGAGTACAAAGGCCGGCCACTGAACCAGTTGCCTGTTCATTTGGCAACGTTGGGCACAGACTGGCAGGCAACGGATAAACTGAGCCAATGGTTGAAAGTGACTTACCGTGGTAAAGAGAATGATCCGGTGACCACGCCGTCCAGTTCAACCATCACAGAGCCAGCCTATACTTTCGTGGATTTAGGTATTGGTTATCAGCTGACGGATCAGGCGAAGCTGAAGGCTGCGGTATACAACGTATTCGATAAAGAAGTGACTTATGAAGATCACGAGTATATTGAAGACGGACGCCGTTACTGGCTGGGTCTGGATATCGCTTTCTGA
- a CDS encoding DEAD/DEAH box helicase, whose amino-acid sequence MAFERATEIQQQAIPVAIAGKDLLASSKTGSGKTLAFLLPAMQRMYRGKPFTKRDPRVVILAPTRELAKQVYAQLRMLNAGTPYDGALIVGGENFNDQVKALRKDPMFVVATPGRLADHLEHKSTYLNGLEMLILDEADRMLDLGFAPQLRKIHQAADHRSRQTMMFSATLDDPQVIDIASEMLKDPKRIAVGHAAQEHGDIEQRFMLCDHLDHKQAILDRLLEQENYDQVIIFTATREDTDRLTALLNERKLKAVALSGNLTQPQRNSIMSQFERNVHKILVTTDVASRGLDISKVSHVINFDMPKHAEEYVHRIGRTGRAGNKGDAVSLVGPKDWKSFKSVEAFLQKKITFTALEGLAGKFKGLKPAPKKKFTPKKNTNAKPQQAERKVAAKPKKKLDKRFYDNMAVGDNVFMPKKKKPAVPSED is encoded by the coding sequence ATGGCCTTTGAGCGGGCGACGGAGATCCAGCAACAAGCGATTCCCGTAGCGATTGCAGGAAAGGACTTGCTGGCTTCCTCGAAGACCGGTTCCGGTAAAACACTGGCATTTCTGTTACCTGCGATGCAGCGCATGTATCGTGGCAAACCTTTCACCAAGCGTGATCCGCGTGTTGTGATCCTGGCGCCAACCCGTGAACTGGCCAAGCAGGTTTATGCACAACTGCGTATGCTGAATGCCGGTACACCTTACGATGGCGCATTAATTGTGGGTGGTGAAAACTTCAATGACCAGGTGAAAGCCTTGCGTAAAGACCCGATGTTCGTAGTGGCGACACCGGGACGTCTGGCTGATCATCTGGAGCATAAAAGTACTTATCTGAACGGTCTGGAAATGCTGATTCTGGATGAAGCAGACCGGATGCTGGATCTGGGGTTTGCACCTCAGCTGCGTAAAATTCATCAGGCCGCCGATCACCGCAGCCGTCAGACCATGATGTTCTCCGCAACGCTGGATGATCCGCAAGTGATCGACATCGCTTCAGAAATGCTGAAAGACCCGAAACGTATCGCGGTTGGCCATGCGGCACAGGAACATGGTGATATTGAGCAGCGGTTTATGCTGTGTGATCACCTGGATCATAAGCAAGCGATCCTTGATCGTCTGCTGGAGCAGGAAAATTATGATCAGGTGATTATCTTTACGGCAACTCGGGAAGATACGGATCGCCTGACTGCTTTGCTGAACGAGCGCAAACTGAAAGCAGTTGCGCTGAGCGGGAATCTGACTCAGCCTCAGCGAAACAGCATCATGAGCCAGTTCGAACGCAATGTACATAAGATTCTGGTGACAACAGATGTTGCATCACGGGGTCTGGACATCAGCAAAGTCTCGCATGTGATTAACTTCGATATGCCGAAGCACGCTGAAGAATATGTTCACCGGATTGGCCGGACTGGTCGTGCGGGCAACAAGGGTGATGCGGTGTCTCTGGTAGGCCCGAAAGACTGGAAGAGTTTCAAGAGCGTTGAAGCTTTCCTGCAGAAAAAAATCACTTTCACGGCGCTTGAAGGGCTGGCAGGTAAGTTTAAAGGGCTGAAACCAGCGCCGAAAAAGAAATTTACGCCGAAGAAAAATACGAACGCTAAGCCTCAGCAAGCTGAACGTAAAGTGGCGGCGAAACCGAAGAAGAAACTGGATAAGCGCTTTTACGACAATATGGCCGTCGGCGATAACGTCTTCATGCCGAAGAAGAAAAAACCGGCCGTGCCTTCGGAAGATTAA
- a CDS encoding dihydrolipoamide acetyltransferase family protein has translation MKSFTLPDLGEGLAESEIIEWHVKVGDVVEVDQVVLTVETAKATVEVPAPYSGTIVSRHGNEGDVISIGSLLMEIDETNSADPGNQEKQEAKSKQRADAATVVGSVSHQSHSVNVDEFWVGSQVKPSGEHISALPSARALAQKLGVNLQKITGSGPDGIIIEADVYHACDQQLPGTEVLKGARRTMVGSMTESHQQIAAVTITEEALLDKWPKGEDITARLIQAVVSACEQEPAMNAWFDAETMTRCVHHKVNIGIAVDSSHGLYVPVLKDAGSLNPKAIRQWINETAESVRSRKVGREEFQHATITLSNFGAIAGIYATPVVTPPQVAIVGAGRLIEKLILVNNKPVSVRAMPLSVTFDHRACTGGEAARFVKAIVEHLSKPHG, from the coding sequence ATGAAATCTTTTACCTTACCGGATCTTGGTGAAGGACTCGCTGAATCTGAAATTATCGAATGGCATGTGAAAGTCGGCGACGTTGTCGAAGTTGATCAGGTTGTCCTGACGGTCGAAACAGCCAAAGCGACGGTCGAAGTACCTGCGCCGTACAGCGGCACCATCGTCAGCCGGCACGGTAATGAAGGGGATGTAATTTCTATCGGCAGCCTGCTGATGGAAATCGACGAAACCAATTCTGCCGATCCTGGGAATCAGGAAAAACAAGAAGCCAAAAGCAAGCAGCGGGCCGATGCAGCCACGGTCGTTGGGAGCGTCTCTCACCAGTCACATAGTGTGAATGTGGATGAATTCTGGGTAGGCAGCCAGGTGAAACCTTCCGGGGAGCATATCAGTGCCCTGCCTTCTGCGCGCGCACTGGCCCAGAAACTCGGTGTAAACCTCCAGAAAATCACTGGCAGTGGTCCTGATGGCATCATTATTGAAGCTGATGTCTATCATGCCTGTGATCAACAGTTACCCGGAACGGAAGTCCTGAAAGGTGCCCGCCGCACAATGGTCGGCAGCATGACGGAATCCCACCAGCAAATCGCTGCGGTCACAATCACAGAGGAAGCCTTGCTGGATAAGTGGCCCAAAGGGGAAGACATTACAGCGCGTTTGATTCAGGCTGTGGTCAGTGCCTGTGAACAGGAACCGGCAATGAACGCCTGGTTTGATGCTGAAACCATGACCCGTTGCGTCCATCACAAAGTCAACATCGGGATTGCTGTCGACAGCTCGCACGGGCTCTATGTACCGGTCCTGAAAGATGCCGGCAGTCTGAATCCGAAAGCCATTCGCCAATGGATTAACGAAACGGCCGAAAGCGTTCGGTCCAGAAAGGTCGGCCGGGAGGAATTCCAGCACGCCACCATTACGCTGTCTAATTTCGGGGCAATTGCCGGCATTTATGCCACGCCGGTAGTGACGCCGCCTCAGGTTGCCATTGTGGGTGCCGGACGTCTCATTGAGAAGTTGATTCTGGTGAACAACAAACCGGTTTCTGTCAGAGCGATGCCACTGTCAGTGACGTTCGACCACAGAGCCTGTACTGGCGGTGAAGCGGCACGCTTTGTCAAAGCAATCGTGGAGCATCTCTCGAAACCTCACGGCTAA
- a CDS encoding alpha-ketoacid dehydrogenase subunit beta, translated as MAEITMLEAVNLALHHEMEKDPNVIVLGEDVGDNGGVFRATVGLKQKYGLKRVIDTPLAEALIGGVAVGMASQGLRPVAEFQFQGFVFPALEHLICHAARLRNRTRGRLSCPAVFRAPFGGGIHAPEHHSESIEAIFAHTPGLKVVIPSSPKRAYGLLLAAIRSNDPVMFFEPKRIYRTVKSEVIDNGEALPLDTCFTLRKGRDLTLVTWGACVVESLQAVNELSKMGIEAEVIDLASIKPIDINTIVASLEKTGRLLVVHEASKTCGVGAELIAQVSEKAMCLLKAPPVRVTGMDTVMPYYRNEDYFMINKDDIVIAAKQLVEGWK; from the coding sequence ATGGCTGAGATTACCATGCTGGAAGCAGTCAATTTAGCCCTGCATCATGAAATGGAAAAAGACCCGAATGTTATCGTGCTGGGCGAAGACGTCGGCGACAATGGCGGTGTTTTCCGCGCCACCGTTGGTCTCAAACAAAAGTATGGCCTCAAACGTGTCATCGATACCCCGCTTGCTGAAGCATTGATTGGTGGCGTCGCTGTCGGAATGGCCAGTCAGGGTTTAAGGCCTGTGGCAGAGTTCCAGTTTCAGGGGTTTGTCTTCCCTGCCCTGGAGCATCTGATTTGCCATGCGGCCCGCCTGAGAAACAGAACAAGGGGACGTCTCTCGTGCCCTGCAGTTTTCCGTGCCCCCTTTGGCGGCGGTATTCACGCACCAGAGCACCACTCCGAGAGTATTGAAGCAATTTTTGCGCATACTCCGGGTTTAAAAGTCGTGATTCCATCCTCCCCCAAAAGAGCCTACGGCTTACTGCTGGCTGCGATTCGCAGTAACGATCCCGTGATGTTTTTTGAGCCGAAACGCATCTATCGTACGGTGAAGTCAGAGGTGATCGACAATGGTGAAGCGCTGCCGCTGGACACCTGTTTCACGCTTCGCAAGGGCCGTGATTTAACCCTGGTGACCTGGGGTGCATGCGTCGTTGAATCTCTTCAGGCTGTCAATGAATTGTCCAAAATGGGCATCGAAGCTGAAGTGATTGATCTGGCATCTATCAAGCCGATTGACATCAATACCATTGTGGCCTCACTTGAAAAAACCGGACGGCTTCTGGTCGTTCATGAAGCCAGCAAAACCTGTGGGGTTGGTGCTGAACTGATTGCTCAAGTCTCAGAAAAAGCAATGTGTCTGCTCAAAGCACCGCCTGTTCGCGTCACAGGAATGGACACAGTCATGCCGTACTACCGCAATGAAGACTATTTCATGATTAATAAAGACGACATTGTCATTGCGGCCAAACAACTTGTGGAGGGGTGGAAATGA
- the pdhA gene encoding pyruvate dehydrogenase (acetyl-transferring) E1 component subunit alpha, which yields MNVQALSMHRYLDFQGQLTAPLPAWADIVTLQGFYRDMVLTRVYDNKAVALQRTGKLGTYPSHLGSEAIGIAMGRALKKDDVFIPYYRDMPAMWARGIAMEKNLQYWGGDERGSDFAFDDRHCRDLPFCVPIATQCTHAVGVAAALKIQGDHHAALVTCGDGGTSKGDFLESINCAGAWNIPLVFVINNNQWAISVPRKLQCGAEFLSDKAKGAGIPGITVDGNDIIAMYDAIMKSLDRARKGKGATLIEAVSYRLSDHTTADDATRYRSEDELQQAWQYEPIKRLKTFLMAQGAWSDEEEKAWQAHCRQEVEKAVERYIAITPQPPESAFDFLYEEPTEEIRPQRDAIINKAMRMQGGHHG from the coding sequence ATGAATGTTCAAGCCTTAAGTATGCACCGATATTTAGACTTTCAGGGACAACTGACTGCGCCGCTACCGGCTTGGGCAGATATTGTGACTCTGCAGGGTTTCTACCGAGATATGGTGCTGACCAGGGTTTATGACAACAAAGCAGTCGCACTTCAGCGTACCGGGAAACTGGGCACTTATCCTTCTCATCTGGGCTCTGAAGCCATTGGGATTGCGATGGGCCGCGCGCTGAAGAAAGACGATGTATTCATTCCCTATTACCGGGATATGCCTGCCATGTGGGCACGTGGGATAGCGATGGAAAAGAACCTGCAATACTGGGGCGGCGATGAACGGGGGAGTGATTTTGCCTTTGATGACCGACACTGCCGCGACCTGCCCTTCTGTGTGCCGATTGCAACCCAATGTACGCACGCAGTTGGCGTTGCAGCAGCCCTGAAAATTCAGGGCGATCACCATGCTGCATTAGTGACCTGTGGTGACGGTGGTACCTCAAAAGGAGATTTTCTGGAGTCGATCAACTGTGCCGGCGCCTGGAACATCCCGCTGGTCTTTGTGATTAACAACAACCAATGGGCCATTTCTGTTCCCCGGAAATTGCAGTGTGGTGCAGAGTTCCTCTCCGACAAAGCGAAAGGTGCCGGTATTCCCGGTATCACAGTCGATGGTAACGACATTATTGCTATGTACGACGCCATCATGAAAAGTCTGGACCGTGCCCGGAAAGGGAAAGGAGCAACCCTGATCGAAGCCGTCAGCTATCGTCTGAGCGATCATACAACTGCCGATGATGCCACCCGGTATCGCAGTGAAGATGAACTTCAGCAAGCCTGGCAATATGAACCCATTAAGCGTCTGAAAACCTTTTTAATGGCGCAGGGAGCATGGTCAGACGAAGAAGAAAAAGCCTGGCAGGCCCATTGCCGTCAGGAAGTCGAAAAAGCGGTCGAACGTTATATTGCGATTACGCCGCAGCCACCTGAGTCCGCGTTTGATTTCCTTTACGAAGAACCGACAGAGGAAATCCGTCCGCAACGAGATGCCATCATTAATAAAGCTATGCGTATGCAGGGAGGTCACCATGGCTGA
- a CDS encoding MOSC domain-containing protein, with translation MKLIGIARRKASRAAMEELEQINVSQENGVKGDFRGKPGKRQVTVLSLDSWLDACKEVGERLPWTIRRANLLVEGTRFSEANVGDVITIGTLRLQITRETDPCPRMDEQFQGMTQALMPEWRGGVCCRVLSAGDIKLGDDVLVEASGS, from the coding sequence ATGAAGCTGATAGGAATTGCCAGACGAAAAGCGTCACGTGCTGCAATGGAAGAACTGGAACAAATTAATGTATCGCAGGAAAATGGGGTCAAAGGAGATTTTCGTGGTAAACCTGGGAAACGTCAGGTAACTGTGCTGAGTCTGGACTCCTGGCTGGATGCATGCAAAGAAGTCGGAGAGCGTTTGCCATGGACCATTCGCCGGGCAAATCTACTGGTGGAGGGGACGCGTTTTTCAGAGGCCAATGTTGGTGATGTGATCACGATTGGAACATTGCGTTTGCAGATTACCCGGGAGACCGATCCTTGCCCGCGTATGGATGAACAGTTTCAGGGGATGACACAGGCGCTGATGCCGGAATGGCGTGGTGGCGTATGTTGCCGCGTGCTTTCCGCCGGGGATATCAAGCTGGGTGACGACGTTTTAGTTGAGGCTTCCGGCAGTTAA
- the trxC gene encoding thioredoxin TrxC, with product MPSFNVCCPHCQQKVTLQITSLSNTASCPHCSKAVLDGRPVEADSHNFTALIQSPKPVVVTFWGNHCAPCQAFKPVVEQVAKQKKQYRFARVNVNQHPELAKRYRVRGVPTVLVFKKGKQQAALNTALRKPAFLKWLEEIQN from the coding sequence ATGCCGAGTTTTAATGTGTGCTGTCCGCACTGTCAGCAAAAAGTGACTTTACAAATCACTTCTTTATCAAACACCGCCTCCTGTCCGCATTGTTCCAAAGCTGTTTTAGATGGCAGGCCGGTTGAAGCAGACAGTCACAACTTTACAGCTTTGATTCAAAGTCCTAAGCCTGTTGTGGTGACATTTTGGGGTAATCACTGCGCTCCCTGTCAGGCATTTAAGCCTGTGGTCGAGCAAGTCGCCAAACAAAAGAAACAATACCGTTTTGCCCGTGTGAATGTGAATCAGCATCCTGAACTGGCAAAGCGATACCGGGTAAGAGGTGTTCCAACCGTTCTGGTTTTCAAAAAAGGAAAACAACAAGCGGCTTTGAACACTGCATTACGGAAACCAGCTTTTCTGAAGTGGCTGGAAGAGATACAGAACTGA
- a CDS encoding cation diffusion facilitator family transporter, with protein MATCRKVSKERLALKMSLAGTVLLATLGIGYGLYVGSSAILLDGMFSFLSMGMTGLSLYTAYLVSRPDDDHFQFGYAHIEPLINVVNGLLILVTCLFALASGVQTIVNGGHEVVLEHAMVYAILSTICCFGIYFTETHIARKEDSELVRVDSQEWLVDGILSAAILVGFMLVMVFDALGYSHWNAYVDPILVSAMAIAASVLPIKVLRRNIREVLLVAPHDKVQSSVNRVIEDLSKQYHFDDYTHHFAKTGRQYDLEINILVKDDQYWTTKRQDKIRQLLWDKLKGELGDAWLSVTFTGQKRWL; from the coding sequence ATGGCTACTTGCCGTAAAGTTAGTAAGGAACGTCTGGCACTGAAAATGTCTCTTGCCGGTACGGTTCTCCTTGCCACCCTGGGTATTGGTTATGGGCTGTATGTCGGATCAAGTGCGATCCTTCTCGATGGTATGTTTTCTTTTCTGAGTATGGGTATGACAGGCCTGAGTCTGTATACCGCCTACCTGGTCTCAAGACCGGACGATGACCACTTCCAGTTTGGTTACGCCCACATCGAACCTTTGATCAATGTCGTCAATGGCTTGCTCATCTTGGTAACCTGTTTGTTTGCACTCGCCAGTGGTGTGCAAACCATTGTCAACGGTGGCCATGAAGTTGTGCTGGAACACGCAATGGTTTATGCAATTTTGTCGACCATTTGCTGTTTTGGTATTTATTTCACGGAAACCCACATTGCCCGTAAGGAAGACTCTGAACTTGTTCGGGTCGACTCGCAGGAATGGTTGGTCGATGGCATCTTGAGTGCTGCAATTTTAGTCGGTTTTATGCTGGTGATGGTGTTTGATGCATTAGGCTATTCTCACTGGAATGCCTATGTCGACCCGATTCTGGTATCAGCTATGGCAATTGCGGCTTCTGTACTCCCCATCAAGGTATTGCGCCGTAATATTCGGGAAGTGTTGCTGGTTGCACCTCATGATAAGGTACAGTCCAGCGTGAATCGTGTGATTGAAGATTTATCGAAGCAATATCATTTCGATGACTATACACACCATTTTGCCAAAACAGGGCGCCAGTACGATTTGGAGATCAATATCCTCGTGAAAGACGATCAGTACTGGACAACAAAACGTCAGGATAAAATTCGCCAGTTACTTTGGGATAAGCTGAAAGGAGAGTTAGGGGACGCTTGGTTGTCTGTGACTTTTACAGGTCAAAAGCGCTGGTTGTAA
- a CDS encoding TetR/AcrR family transcriptional regulator, with product MAASSRKTTKGELTRQKIIEATLALIANRGLNSLSHRNIANAAQVRLSLTSYYFESMDHLILCAFDEFARREVMQIQWIQQQVDQILERYPVEGEESNRPQCIQELTDLLTEYILTELSDESRRKQLAIRCHFLFALGQSQALIQRVSAYKLQVLNLIKETAIKIGSPSPEVDANLVVFVFREFEFSLVSGDENFNQEIVSETLKRLLSTLMTTPYQ from the coding sequence ATGGCAGCTAGTTCTCGAAAAACAACAAAGGGAGAACTTACCCGACAAAAAATTATAGAAGCGACGCTGGCGTTGATTGCGAATCGTGGCTTGAATAGTCTGTCTCACCGGAATATCGCGAATGCAGCTCAGGTGCGGCTTTCGCTGACCAGTTATTATTTCGAAAGTATGGATCATCTCATTCTGTGTGCGTTTGACGAATTCGCCCGGCGTGAAGTGATGCAGATACAGTGGATCCAGCAACAGGTCGATCAGATTCTTGAACGCTATCCTGTTGAAGGCGAAGAGAGTAATCGCCCTCAATGCATACAGGAACTCACAGATTTACTGACTGAATACATTCTGACTGAACTGAGTGATGAAAGCCGAAGAAAACAATTGGCAATTCGATGCCATTTCTTATTTGCGTTGGGGCAATCACAGGCACTGATTCAAAGAGTCAGTGCGTATAAGTTACAGGTATTAAATCTGATCAAAGAGACGGCCATTAAAATCGGCAGTCCTTCACCGGAGGTCGATGCAAATCTGGTGGTTTTTGTGTTCCGGGAGTTTGAATTTTCTCTGGTGAGCGGAGATGAAAACTTCAATCAGGAGATTGTTTCCGAAACACTGAAACGGCTGTTGTCGACATTGATGACAACACCCTACCAGTAA